In one Halictus rubicundus isolate RS-2024b chromosome 14, iyHalRubi1_principal, whole genome shotgun sequence genomic region, the following are encoded:
- the LOC143360853 gene encoding uncharacterized protein LOC143360853, with the protein MDEPWKSKETAAGSAEMKDCVANLRRSSRNRECCDEMAKLEAELRRAYVAKELRVQLAEKETERYIAKMREQQAAKMMRLEEQTASEADLCRKFESLRKSDDYRRQLTEQITRKQEERGAMLEEERREREILTEVDRINEQSEKFTGIRRKNELAESARRERFILQEMKRIRDQEEMEVETKKLAEDEEYLQELDRRTEEANKLRVEQIRNRERVMREIAKILTSASTEREKRMALVGEIMAEDMKRELSIKEKEEIVRREKIRDDLVANLEEQIVFTEQCKLRFVEQDRAFAEEIMRMIMEDEKTAKLTALAKRRMQLQYRDDLTRMIEERRKVREAEIAKVEEEARKEYMLKMVDLRRVTEEKKRLLEKHALNVVGFLDENALSHEEKDIMAKALEEKSVT; encoded by the coding sequence ATGGACGAACCGTGGAAAAGCAAAGAAACAGCGGCGGGGTCTGCCGAGATGAAAGATTGCGTAGCGAACTTGAGGCGAAGCAGCCGAAATCGAGAGTGTTGCGACGAGATGGCTAAACTCGAAGCTGAATTGCGGCGAGCGTACGTCGCGAAGGAGTTGCGGGTGCAGCTGGCGGAAAAGGAGACGGAGCGATACATCGCGAAAATGCGGGAACAGCAAGCGGCGAAAATGATGCGGCTGGAGGAGCAAACGGCCTCGGAGGCGGATCTTTGTCGAAAATTCGAGAGTCTTCGTAAATCGGACGATTACAGGCGGCAACTGACGGAGCAGATAACGAGGAAACAGGAAGAGAGAGGCGCGATGCTGGAGGAGGAGCGCAGAGAGAGGGAAATTTTAACGGAAGTTGACAGAATAAACGAGCAGTCGGAAAAGTTCACTGGGATACGACGGAAGAACGAACTGGCGGAGAGCGCGAGACGAGAACGTTTTATCCTGCAGGAAATGAAACGGATCCGCGACCAGGAGGAGATGGAGGTCGAAACGAAGAAACTCGCGGAGGACGAGGAATATTTGCAAGAACTCGATCGACGAACGGAAGAGGCGAACAAGCTCCGCGTGGAACAGATACGGAACAGGGAGCGGGTAATGCGCGAAATAGCAAAAATATTGACGAGCGCGAGCACCGAGAGGGAAAAGAGAATGGCGTTGGTCGGCGAGATAATGGCGGAAGACATGAAACGTGAACTGTCGATCAAAGAAAAGGAAGAGATCGTTAGAAGAGAGAAGATTAGGGACGATTTGGTGGCCAATTTGGAGGAACAGATCGTTTTCACGGAACAGTGTAAACTGCGCTTTGTCGAGCAAGATCGGGCATTCGCGGAAGAAATCATGAGGATGATTATGGAGGATGAGAAAACTGCTAAACTCACCGCGCTGGCGAAACGAAGAATGCAGTTACAGTATCGGGACGATTTGACTCGAATGATCGAGGAACGTCGCAAGGTTCGAGAGGCCGAAATCGCTAAAGTCGAGGAAGAAGCTAGGAAGGAATATATGTTGAAGATGGTCGATCTCCGGCGTGTTACGGAAGAGAAAAAACGATTATTAGAGAAGCATGCACTGAACGTGGTTGGTTTCCTAGATGAGAACGCCCTGTCCCACGAGGAAAAGGATATTATGGCAAAAGCATTGGAAGAGAAATCGGTCACATAA